The following proteins come from a genomic window of Proteinivorax hydrogeniformans:
- a CDS encoding 50S ribosomal protein L25, whose amino-acid sequence MAFKLRGQTRESSVKGVNSKLRAEGKIPGILYGKNIDSQPVAIDFKDFNSLMNAGLGANSVITFELGDKNHSVMVRELQRDQIKGDILHIDLQRVSMTDEMVATVPIWLVGEEEANKNGIVQTQIKEIEVKGLPNDLPDHVQVDVSSLELGDALYVKDVNLPEKLELLTEEEELVVSIVSAQEESEEAEEQEITEPEVIGKGKEEEE is encoded by the coding sequence ATGGCTTTTAAATTGAGAGGACAAACTAGAGAAAGCTCTGTAAAAGGTGTAAACTCGAAGTTAAGGGCAGAAGGTAAGATACCGGGGATTTTATATGGTAAGAATATAGATAGTCAACCTGTGGCTATAGATTTTAAAGACTTTAATTCCCTAATGAATGCAGGTTTAGGTGCTAACTCAGTAATAACTTTTGAATTAGGTGACAAAAATCACTCTGTCATGGTTAGAGAGTTACAGCGAGATCAAATAAAGGGAGATATTTTACATATCGACCTACAAAGGGTATCTATGACTGATGAAATGGTTGCAACAGTTCCTATTTGGCTTGTAGGTGAGGAAGAAGCAAATAAAAATGGTATAGTTCAAACACAGATCAAAGAAATTGAAGTAAAGGGTCTTCCAAATGACCTGCCAGACCATGTTCAGGTAGATGTTTCTAGCTTAGAACTAGGTGATGCTTTATATGTTAAAGATGTTAACCTACCCGAAAAGCTTGAACTTTTAACTGAAGAGGAAGAGCTTGTAGTGTCCATAGTATCTGCCCAAGAGGAAAGCGAAGAGGCAGAAGAACAAGAGATTACAGAGCCCGAAGTCATCGGTAAAGGAAAAGAAGAGGAAGAATAA
- the spoVG gene encoding septation regulator SpoVG, translating into MKVTDIRIRRVNREGKMKAIVSVTFDDQFVVHDIRVIEGTNGFFVAMPSRKGNDGEHRDIAHPIRTETRSMIQEAVLEAYNNYKEEETES; encoded by the coding sequence TTGAAAGTAACAGACATTCGCATCAGAAGGGTCAACCGGGAAGGCAAAATGAAGGCAATTGTTTCTGTAACCTTTGATGATCAGTTTGTGGTACACGACATCAGAGTTATAGAAGGTACAAACGGGTTCTTTGTAGCAATGCCAAGCAGAAAGGGTAATGATGGGGAACATAGGGATATCGCACACCCTATTAGAACCGAAACGCGAAGCATGATACAAGAAGCTGTATTAGAAGCGTATAACAATTATAAGGAAGAAGAAACAGAAAGTTAA
- a CDS encoding cyanophycinase produces MEKIEGNLLIIGGAEDKEKGCTILKEFVKLAEEGREAKIVIMPTAAEKSDSVGRMYSDIFKDLGIRDVEVLKIDSRADGFSKVAQRTIEEATGIFFTGGDQLKITSLLGGTPVDFSLQKAYKKGVVIAGTSAGAAAMSATMIIGGNGDSTPQMDILNMAPGMGLVNQVVIDQHFAQRGRLGRLISAVAQNPYILGIGIDEDTAILVDAQANLKVIGSQTVTIVDGFNSTYTNVSELKPKQALAITDMVVHILPHGYRFDLKNRKPITD; encoded by the coding sequence TTGGAAAAAATAGAAGGAAATCTCCTGATTATAGGAGGTGCTGAAGATAAAGAAAAGGGTTGTACTATACTAAAGGAGTTTGTGAAGCTGGCAGAAGAAGGGCGGGAAGCTAAGATAGTTATTATGCCAACTGCAGCTGAAAAGTCCGACAGTGTGGGTAGAATGTACAGCGATATCTTTAAGGATCTAGGTATTAGAGATGTGGAGGTCCTGAAAATAGACAGTAGGGCGGATGGCTTCAGTAAAGTAGCCCAAAGGACTATCGAAGAAGCTACAGGCATATTTTTCACTGGGGGCGACCAGCTCAAAATAACCTCATTACTTGGTGGAACTCCAGTTGATTTCAGTTTACAAAAGGCTTATAAAAAAGGTGTAGTAATTGCAGGAACCAGCGCTGGAGCTGCAGCTATGAGTGCAACGATGATTATCGGAGGAAATGGTGATTCCACTCCCCAAATGGATATCTTAAATATGGCTCCAGGAATGGGGTTAGTCAATCAAGTAGTCATTGATCAGCACTTTGCTCAAAGAGGTAGATTGGGACGACTTATTTCAGCGGTAGCGCAAAACCCTTATATTTTAGGGATTGGAATAGATGAGGACACAGCCATCTTAGTTGATGCGCAAGCAAATTTAAAGGTTATAGGTTCTCAAACAGTTACCATAGTGGATGGTTTTAACTCAACCTATACCAACGTTTCAGAGCTTAAGCCAAAGCAAGCCTTGGCGATAACGGACATGGTAGTACATATTCTGCCCCATGGCTACAGGTTTGACCTAAAAAATAGAAAGCCTATAACTGATTAG
- the ispE gene encoding 4-(cytidine 5'-diphospho)-2-C-methyl-D-erythritol kinase: MKLKSRAKINLTLDVLYKREDGYHEVKMIMQEIELADNIYFRKCDQLKVNCLHPFVPNGSSNLVYKAVELVKRKTGVNKGISIEIEKKIPVAAGLGGGSSNAATTILGLNKLWNLGLNVKQMESIAGELGADVPFFIQGGTQLATGTGKDLTIINKAPALWVVLAKPNLGVSTKEVYQNLSIGNISNHPDTSNMLNAIRQQDKKGICTYLGNVLELVTLHRYSNVKILKNKICEMGANGALMSGSGPTVFGLCEEYEKAIQIAKGLGPLSEEVFVTKFV; the protein is encoded by the coding sequence ATGAAGCTAAAATCAAGAGCGAAAATCAATCTAACTCTAGACGTTTTATATAAAAGAGAAGACGGATACCATGAAGTAAAAATGATAATGCAGGAAATAGAGTTGGCAGACAATATATATTTCCGGAAGTGCGATCAGCTAAAGGTAAACTGTTTACACCCGTTTGTCCCTAATGGTAGCAGTAATTTAGTATATAAAGCTGTAGAGCTTGTGAAGCGAAAAACTGGTGTTAACAAAGGGATATCTATTGAGATAGAAAAGAAGATACCTGTTGCTGCAGGTTTAGGCGGCGGTAGTAGCAATGCCGCTACCACTATACTAGGGCTAAATAAACTTTGGAATTTAGGCTTAAATGTAAAGCAGATGGAAAGTATAGCAGGAGAACTGGGCGCTGATGTTCCGTTTTTCATTCAAGGTGGTACACAGTTGGCAACAGGGACTGGTAAAGATTTAACAATAATAAATAAAGCTCCTGCATTGTGGGTGGTGCTAGCTAAACCTAATCTCGGTGTTTCCACAAAAGAAGTTTATCAAAACTTAAGTATAGGCAATATTTCAAACCATCCGGACACTTCAAACATGTTAAATGCGATAAGACAACAAGATAAAAAAGGGATATGTACTTATCTAGGCAATGTGTTAGAATTAGTTACTTTGCATAGATATAGTAATGTAAAAATACTAAAAAACAAAATTTGTGAAATGGGAGCTAATGGAGCACTAATGTCTGGAAGCGGACCTACAGTGTTTGGGTTATGCGAGGAGTATGAAAAAGCTATACAAATAGCTAAAGGGCTAGGACCACTATCTGAAGAAGTTTTTGTAACAAAATTCGTCTAA
- the purR gene encoding pur operon repressor, with amino-acid sequence MGKYKRSERTILLSKKLLENPNRVYPLREFALELDVAKSSMSEDIKLISKLFKEKEFGDVETTHGAAGGVKFTPYSSENKKDEVLNNLKEILSNSDRVLPGGYLYYSDVIYHPRICDDLGLLFATKYKDEKIDYVLTIETKGIPIAMAAAKYLDAEVVVARRENRVTEGPVMTINYISGSNRRIQTMSLNKRAMQPAKNVLVLDDFMKAGGTAKGLSELVKEYNCNLKGIGVIIDTEKPRKKLVDEYYYLLKLKNINELKREIVIGR; translated from the coding sequence GTGGGGAAATATAAGCGAAGTGAAAGAACGATTTTGCTAAGTAAAAAACTTTTGGAAAATCCAAATAGAGTATATCCTTTGAGAGAGTTTGCTTTAGAGTTAGATGTGGCAAAATCCAGTATGAGTGAGGATATAAAGTTAATTAGCAAGTTGTTTAAGGAAAAAGAGTTTGGCGACGTTGAGACTACCCATGGGGCAGCTGGGGGTGTGAAGTTTACCCCCTATAGCAGCGAGAACAAAAAAGATGAAGTTTTGAACAATTTAAAGGAAATACTGTCAAACTCAGATAGGGTTTTGCCAGGTGGCTATCTTTATTATTCGGACGTAATTTATCATCCTAGGATTTGTGATGACCTTGGCCTGTTGTTTGCAACGAAGTATAAAGATGAAAAAATTGATTACGTCCTAACAATTGAGACAAAAGGAATTCCTATAGCTATGGCAGCTGCAAAGTATTTAGACGCAGAAGTAGTGGTAGCTAGAAGAGAAAATAGAGTTACAGAAGGACCTGTAATGACAATAAATTATATTTCTGGATCTAACAGAAGGATTCAGACCATGTCCCTAAATAAGAGGGCTATGCAACCTGCAAAAAATGTGTTAGTGCTTGATGACTTTATGAAAGCAGGTGGCACAGCAAAAGGGTTGTCAGAGTTAGTTAAGGAGTATAATTGCAATCTTAAAGGAATAGGTGTTATTATCGACACCGAAAAACCTAGAAAAAAGCTAGTTGATGAATATTATTATCTGTTAAAACTGAAGAATATAAATGAACTTAAAAGAGAAATTGTAATAGGGAGGTAG
- a CDS encoding nucleotidyltransferase family protein has protein sequence MQKIRAVILAGDERQTQHMSDKSEKIQNKAFMKINGKFMLQYVLEVICSLEGIEEILVVGPKQPLEKLQASYDFKVVQQKGDIVDNVKACTRGWSGEKLLIVTSDIPMITRQSVRDFLKKASMHTADIYYPIIDKRSNEEMFPKVKRTYVKIKEGTFTGGNIALIDTDCVVKCEQIGKKLVAMRKSPIKLAKLLGFRFLAKLVANNLTIEELEQKLGSLLDSEVKAIRSSYPQLGTDIDKEEDLKIAETSLQKLKVGN, from the coding sequence GTGCAAAAAATAAGAGCGGTAATACTAGCTGGTGACGAAAGACAAACACAGCATATGAGTGATAAAAGTGAAAAAATACAAAACAAAGCTTTTATGAAAATAAACGGCAAATTTATGCTGCAATATGTCTTAGAAGTAATTTGTTCACTAGAGGGCATAGAGGAAATCTTAGTGGTAGGACCCAAACAACCACTAGAAAAACTACAAGCTAGTTACGACTTTAAAGTGGTTCAACAAAAAGGAGATATCGTCGATAATGTTAAAGCTTGTACTAGAGGGTGGTCTGGTGAAAAGTTGCTAATAGTGACCTCAGATATACCTATGATTACCCGCCAATCAGTAAGGGACTTTTTAAAAAAAGCTAGTATGCACACCGCGGACATCTACTATCCTATAATTGATAAGAGAAGCAATGAAGAAATGTTTCCTAAAGTTAAGAGAACCTATGTTAAAATTAAGGAAGGTACGTTTACTGGAGGAAATATTGCTTTAATTGATACAGATTGTGTTGTAAAATGTGAGCAGATTGGCAAAAAGTTGGTTGCTATGAGAAAGTCGCCAATAAAGTTGGCTAAGCTTTTAGGGTTTAGATTTTTAGCCAAACTTGTAGCTAACAACCTCACCATCGAAGAACTAGAACAAAAACTAGGGTCTTTACTAGATTCTGAAGTTAAGGCTATTAGATCTTCATACCCACAGCTAGGTACCGACATCGACAAAGAGGAAGACCTTAAAATAGCAGAGACATCCTTGCAAAAGCTAAAAGTCGGCAACTAA
- the cphA gene encoding cyanophycin synthetase → MEILEIREFPGRNIYCHRPAVKMTLDLGKYGGIESREIPHFNQDLKKILPTIVEHGCGIAEVNGFGIRLDEGTYFGHIIEHIAIELQNKVGYEVNYGKTRLYEKPSCYYVITECKNTNVGREALKIAVEMAQSIINNEQTTGEYWLAKMDEVKSTYGLGPSTESIYSAAQKRNIPVKRLDDNSSMLQLGLGKYLKRVEATITGDTSCVAVDIASDKTLTKRILEKSGIPVPYGKIASNEDEAVDLAKKVGVPVVLKPCDGNQGKGVALGLSTETEIRSAYKVAENYSDRVIVEKHVNGKHYRVLVINDEVVAVSERLPAHVTGDGIHTIKELIEKENLNPLRGEDHDKPLTKIKVDPVVFMALARQNLTMNYTPKDKEVVYLRENANISTGGIAIDVTEEIHPDNIRLAKRLAKIIGLDIAGIDIVVDDIANPMTKENGAIIEVNAAPGIRMHLHPSHGKPIKVGEKIVNYLFPKNANHTIPIVSITGTNGKTTTTRLISHTLRGKNINVGMTTTDGIYVNDTLIEKGDTTGPFSAAVVLDDPTTDVAVLETARGGIVKRGLGYDLADVAVITNLSEDHIGQDGVNSLEDLFFVKSLVAEAVKPSGSLVLNADDPYVVRMADRNKKAKVIYFSIQPTENQVFKRHIAAGGKGIFIKNNNIIIAEGNKNTITLPLEKIPITLKGQALHNVKNVMAAIGANLALNNSLEKVKEKLCNFDGQKHNPGRCNVFEAEGITVVVDYGHNKDGYIETFKFAKGLKPNRLLSVLGVPGDRVDDDIVEMGAIAAKTCQFLILKEDKELRGRKRGEVADLFEQGLIREGTSKNSYKTVLPEDEAIREALNMCQKGDVLVIFYEDLELTGKVVEECLANKGKNKVASMG, encoded by the coding sequence ATGGAAATCTTAGAAATAAGAGAATTTCCAGGTAGAAACATTTACTGTCACAGACCAGCTGTTAAAATGACACTGGACTTAGGAAAATATGGTGGGATAGAGAGCCGGGAAATTCCTCACTTTAATCAAGACTTAAAGAAAATCTTACCTACCATAGTGGAACATGGGTGTGGTATTGCAGAGGTAAATGGGTTTGGAATTAGGTTAGATGAAGGGACTTACTTTGGCCATATAATTGAGCACATAGCCATAGAACTGCAAAATAAAGTTGGGTACGAAGTAAACTATGGAAAAACTAGGCTGTATGAAAAACCTTCCTGTTATTATGTGATAACAGAATGTAAAAACACCAATGTAGGAAGAGAAGCATTAAAAATCGCTGTAGAGATGGCCCAATCGATTATAAACAATGAGCAAACAACTGGTGAATATTGGTTAGCAAAAATGGATGAGGTTAAGAGTACGTATGGTCTAGGACCAAGCACCGAATCTATATATTCTGCTGCTCAAAAAAGAAATATACCTGTTAAGCGTTTAGATGACAACAGCAGTATGCTTCAGTTAGGATTAGGTAAGTATTTAAAAAGGGTGGAAGCAACAATTACTGGGGATACAAGCTGTGTTGCTGTAGATATAGCATCTGATAAAACTTTAACAAAGAGAATATTAGAAAAAAGTGGAATACCCGTACCTTACGGTAAAATAGCTAGTAACGAAGATGAAGCTGTGGACTTGGCAAAAAAAGTAGGAGTTCCTGTGGTACTTAAGCCTTGTGACGGCAACCAAGGAAAAGGTGTAGCCTTAGGTTTAAGCACAGAAACCGAAATAAGAAGTGCCTATAAAGTTGCTGAAAATTACAGCGATAGAGTCATTGTTGAAAAGCATGTCAATGGAAAACATTATAGAGTACTAGTAATTAATGATGAAGTAGTGGCTGTGTCCGAAAGGTTGCCGGCACATGTAACAGGTGATGGTATTCATACCATCAAAGAGCTTATTGAAAAAGAAAACCTTAATCCTTTAAGGGGAGAGGACCATGATAAGCCATTGACAAAAATAAAAGTTGACCCAGTGGTATTTATGGCGTTAGCTAGACAAAACCTTACTATGAACTACACCCCCAAAGATAAAGAGGTAGTTTATCTAAGAGAGAATGCCAATATCAGCACTGGTGGCATAGCCATAGATGTTACTGAAGAAATACATCCAGATAACATCCGATTAGCAAAGAGATTAGCTAAAATTATAGGATTAGACATTGCGGGAATTGATATAGTGGTAGATGATATAGCGAATCCCATGACAAAAGAAAATGGTGCAATTATTGAAGTTAATGCAGCACCCGGGATAAGGATGCATCTTCACCCAAGCCATGGCAAACCAATAAAAGTAGGTGAAAAAATAGTAAACTACCTATTTCCTAAAAACGCAAACCATACCATACCAATTGTGTCAATAACCGGGACAAATGGGAAAACAACCACTACAAGGCTTATTTCACATACTTTAAGGGGAAAAAACATAAATGTAGGAATGACGACAACAGATGGAATATACGTAAATGACACCCTTATTGAAAAAGGAGATACCACCGGGCCTTTTAGCGCTGCTGTAGTTTTGGACGACCCAACTACAGACGTTGCAGTGCTGGAAACAGCGCGGGGAGGTATTGTAAAGAGAGGACTAGGATACGACTTAGCTGACGTTGCCGTTATTACCAACTTATCTGAGGACCATATTGGGCAGGACGGTGTCAATAGCTTAGAAGACCTATTTTTTGTTAAATCATTAGTGGCTGAAGCAGTAAAACCTAGTGGGAGTCTAGTGTTAAATGCAGACGATCCATATGTAGTAAGGATGGCGGATAGGAATAAAAAGGCTAAAGTTATTTACTTTTCTATTCAGCCTACTGAAAACCAAGTTTTTAAAAGGCATATAGCGGCAGGAGGAAAAGGGATTTTTATTAAAAATAACAACATAATTATTGCAGAAGGAAATAAAAATACTATAACTTTGCCGTTAGAAAAGATTCCAATAACCCTCAAAGGGCAAGCGCTTCATAACGTTAAAAATGTAATGGCAGCTATTGGAGCAAATCTAGCATTAAACAATTCTTTAGAAAAGGTTAAAGAAAAGTTATGTAACTTTGACGGGCAAAAGCATAACCCGGGAAGGTGTAATGTTTTTGAAGCAGAGGGTATAACTGTAGTTGTGGACTATGGACACAACAAGGATGGATATATAGAGACGTTTAAGTTTGCCAAAGGGTTAAAACCCAACAGGCTACTCTCGGTGTTGGGAGTTCCAGGAGATCGTGTGGATGATGATATAGTAGAAATGGGAGCGATAGCCGCTAAAACGTGCCAGTTCTTAATACTTAAAGAAGACAAAGAGCTTAGAGGCAGGAAAAGAGGCGAGGTAGCAGACTTATTTGAACAAGGATTAATTAGAGAAGGAACCTCTAAGAACAGTTATAAGACTGTCCTGCCCGAAGATGAAGCTATTAGGGAAGCTTTAAACATGTGTCAAAAAGGAGATGTCCTAGTGATTTTTTATGAAGATTTAGAGCTTACTGGTAAAGTGGTTGAGGAATGCTTAGCTAACAAGGGTAAAAACAAGGTTGCAAGCATGGGTTAA
- a CDS encoding ribose-phosphate pyrophosphokinase produces MNLLDQKPKFFSCSANKELAEKIAASCGCSLSNGEVYRFSDGEATVRIEESVRGADCFIVQPTSAPANENLMELLIMIDAIKRASASRITAVIPYYGYARQERKARAREPITAKLVADLLTTAGADRVLTLDLHAPPIQGFFDTPVDHLTAIPLLANYYKENRNLENVTVVSPDMGGVTRARDLAERLGVPLAIMDKRRPEANVAEILHIIGDIKDRDIILVDDIIDTAGTISQGSQALLDKGAKSVAACCTHPVFSGAAMERLQKSPLEEIVVTNSIKLPKEKQLEKIKILSLAELFGNAITRIHENLSISEIFD; encoded by the coding sequence ATGAATTTACTAGACCAAAAACCTAAGTTTTTTTCATGTTCAGCGAATAAAGAGTTAGCTGAAAAGATAGCTGCTTCATGCGGCTGCTCTCTAAGTAATGGCGAAGTATATAGATTTAGTGACGGTGAAGCTACAGTTCGTATTGAAGAAAGTGTACGTGGAGCTGACTGCTTCATTGTGCAACCAACTTCAGCACCAGCTAATGAGAATTTAATGGAACTTCTGATTATGATTGACGCTATAAAGAGGGCCTCGGCTTCTCGAATCACAGCAGTAATACCGTATTACGGTTATGCAAGACAGGAAAGAAAGGCTAGAGCTAGAGAGCCAATTACAGCAAAGTTAGTTGCTGATCTGCTTACCACAGCGGGAGCGGACAGGGTGCTAACATTAGACTTGCATGCACCGCCAATCCAAGGTTTTTTTGACACCCCTGTGGACCATTTAACCGCTATCCCCTTGCTTGCTAACTATTATAAAGAAAACAGAAACTTAGAAAATGTGACAGTTGTTTCACCTGACATGGGTGGAGTTACAAGGGCAAGAGATCTAGCTGAAAGACTGGGAGTTCCCCTTGCAATCATGGATAAGCGTAGGCCAGAGGCTAATGTGGCAGAGATACTGCACATAATTGGAGATATTAAAGATAGAGATATTATTTTAGTAGATGACATTATAGATACAGCGGGGACGATCTCACAGGGATCGCAAGCGCTGCTTGACAAAGGAGCAAAAAGCGTAGCCGCTTGTTGTACCCACCCTGTTTTCTCCGGGGCTGCCATGGAGAGGCTTCAGAAATCTCCTTTAGAAGAGATAGTGGTTACAAACTCAATCAAACTGCCAAAAGAGAAACAACTTGAAAAGATTAAGATTCTTTCCCTAGCAGAACTCTTTGGCAATGCAATAACACGGATTCATGAAAATCTGTCAATTAGCGAAATATTTGACTAA
- the ilvA gene encoding threonine ammonia-lyase, whose amino-acid sequence MKVTLEDVKKAQHNISSIIKETNLEPSKTLTDLCGTPIYLKTENLQKTGSFKIRGAANKISQLYKEKSAYGVVAASAGNHAQGVAYASEKHGMSSVIVMPEGAPIIKATATSQYGANVILKGKNYDQCYQIAKEISQNENRPYVHAFDDPHIIAGQGTIGLELLKQLPTIENVLLPMGGGGLIAGALLAIKEQNPKVRIIGVQSEAATPIYSKLKKIKNSKFAAKSMADGILVKEPGELPMVIIEKYLDEAVTVSEEEIARAILFVLERCKLVVEGAAATTVAALLYNKVQNLKGNTVAVLTGGNIDINVISSIIRRGLVKADRIAFLEVAIEDNPGELNKLLTIFAQNGVNIININHNRLSPDVPINFAKVDVCLETRGQSHLNKVLKSLQKELISVKFKNNI is encoded by the coding sequence TTGAAAGTAACATTAGAAGATGTTAAAAAAGCTCAGCACAACATATCATCAATAATTAAAGAAACTAACCTAGAACCTTCAAAAACCTTGACTGATCTATGTGGCACCCCTATTTACCTTAAGACAGAAAACTTACAAAAGACAGGATCTTTTAAAATTAGAGGTGCTGCTAATAAAATAAGTCAACTTTATAAGGAAAAGAGTGCTTATGGTGTCGTCGCAGCGTCAGCGGGGAATCATGCCCAAGGTGTAGCATATGCTTCTGAAAAGCATGGGATGTCCTCCGTCATTGTAATGCCTGAAGGAGCCCCAATAATTAAAGCGACAGCCACCAGTCAGTATGGAGCAAACGTAATCTTAAAAGGAAAAAATTATGACCAGTGCTATCAAATAGCGAAAGAAATTTCTCAAAACGAAAATCGCCCATATGTGCACGCGTTTGATGACCCCCATATCATAGCAGGTCAAGGCACTATAGGATTAGAGCTGCTAAAACAGTTACCCACCATCGAAAACGTCCTCCTACCCATGGGGGGAGGAGGACTTATTGCTGGAGCTCTTTTAGCAATAAAGGAGCAAAACCCAAAAGTTAGAATAATAGGAGTGCAAAGTGAAGCTGCCACTCCCATTTATAGCAAGTTAAAGAAAATCAAAAATTCAAAGTTTGCCGCAAAATCTATGGCTGACGGGATTTTAGTTAAAGAGCCAGGTGAGTTGCCAATGGTGATAATTGAAAAGTATTTAGACGAAGCTGTTACTGTTTCTGAAGAAGAAATAGCTAGAGCTATATTGTTTGTTTTAGAGCGCTGTAAGCTTGTAGTTGAGGGAGCAGCAGCAACAACTGTAGCTGCGCTTTTGTATAACAAAGTGCAGAATCTAAAGGGCAATACAGTAGCAGTTCTTACTGGTGGAAATATTGACATTAACGTTATTTCTTCAATTATACGAAGAGGGTTAGTTAAAGCTGACCGAATTGCCTTTTTGGAGGTAGCTATAGAAGACAACCCTGGAGAGCTAAACAAGCTGTTAACTATATTTGCCCAAAACGGTGTTAATATTATAAACATAAACCACAACCGTCTATCTCCTGATGTACCCATAAATTTTGCCAAAGTTGACGTATGCCTTGAAACAAGGGGGCAGTCCCACCTAAACAAAGTTTTAAAATCACTTCAAAAAGAACTTATTTCGGTAAAATTTAAAAATAATATTTAA
- the glmU gene encoding bifunctional UDP-N-acetylglucosamine diphosphorylase/glucosamine-1-phosphate N-acetyltransferase GlmU produces the protein MDKSVAAVVLAAGKGTRMKSKKSKVLHTILDKPMLEYIYDALDGIKTKKVVTVVGHQKDQIIDRFDNRSDFVTQDEQLGTGHAVMQAEGKLKDFPGHVLILCGDTPLLTSKTLKKLTDYHLDGGYEGTILTAHQQDPSGYGRVIRGEQNNVTSVVEQKDATESQKKIKEVNTGIFIFKAKTLFKLLKNVENNNAQGEYYLPDVLKIMIENQMDVGAMQMEDSTEMIGINDRVMLQHAQKVMQNKINLELMQEGVTIIDPESTYISPECRIAQDVTVYPMTFLKGNTMIEEGAVIGPNATVVNSKIGRNTVVVQSQVQDSEVRDDVQVGPFTHIRPKCVVSNKVKLGNFVEIKNAKVGEGSKASHLSYLGDCTVEEGVNIGCGTITVNYDGRNKHHTLIKKGAFIGSNSNLIAPITVGEDGFVAAGSTVSKDVPSESLVIARGRETVKKNWRKK, from the coding sequence ATGGATAAGTCTGTTGCAGCAGTTGTGCTAGCTGCAGGTAAAGGAACTAGGATGAAAAGCAAAAAATCGAAGGTTTTACATACAATACTGGACAAACCTATGTTAGAATACATATATGATGCTTTAGACGGCATAAAAACCAAAAAGGTAGTTACAGTAGTGGGGCACCAAAAAGACCAGATTATTGATAGATTCGACAACAGAAGTGACTTTGTCACTCAGGATGAACAACTTGGGACGGGGCATGCTGTAATGCAGGCTGAGGGAAAACTAAAAGATTTTCCTGGGCATGTACTGATTTTGTGTGGTGACACACCGCTATTGACTTCAAAGACTTTAAAAAAGCTGACAGATTATCATTTAGATGGGGGATATGAAGGAACTATTTTAACAGCCCACCAACAAGACCCTTCCGGGTATGGGAGGGTGATAAGAGGAGAACAAAACAATGTAACCTCGGTGGTAGAGCAAAAAGATGCTACAGAAAGCCAAAAGAAAATTAAAGAAGTTAATACAGGAATTTTTATATTTAAAGCCAAGACATTGTTTAAGCTATTGAAAAATGTGGAGAACAACAATGCCCAAGGCGAGTATTATCTCCCTGATGTATTAAAAATAATGATTGAGAATCAAATGGATGTTGGGGCTATGCAGATGGAAGATTCCACAGAAATGATAGGTATAAACGATAGAGTGATGCTGCAGCATGCCCAAAAAGTTATGCAAAACAAAATCAATCTGGAATTAATGCAAGAAGGGGTTACTATTATAGACCCCGAAAGCACATACATAAGTCCAGAGTGCCGGATCGCTCAAGACGTGACTGTCTATCCAATGACATTTTTAAAGGGAAACACAATGATTGAAGAAGGAGCTGTAATAGGCCCTAATGCGACCGTTGTAAACTCTAAAATAGGTAGGAACACTGTGGTAGTTCAATCTCAAGTCCAAGATTCAGAAGTTAGAGATGACGTTCAAGTTGGACCCTTTACCCACATACGTCCAAAGTGTGTTGTATCCAACAAAGTGAAGTTAGGGAACTTTGTAGAAATCAAAAACGCAAAGGTGGGAGAAGGCAGCAAAGCTTCTCACTTGAGTTATCTGGGTGACTGTACAGTGGAAGAGGGCGTTAACATCGGCTGTGGTACAATTACAGTAAACTATGATGGCAGAAACAAACATCATACCCTAATTAAAAAAGGTGCTTTTATAGGTAGCAACTCCAACTTAATAGCCCCAATAACTGTGGGAGAAGATGGATTTGTTGCTGCTGGTTCAACAGTCAGCAAAGATGTGCCTTCTGAGAGCTTAGTGATTGCTAGAGGTAGGGAAACAGTGAAGAAAAATTGGAGAAAAAAATAG